TGCGAATACGTGCACCTAGAACTAGATATATAATCATTTCGAGGGAATTGTCTGTCATTTCTACACTTGTAGTAAAAGCTCTTGTCTCTTATATTCTTTACATTTCATACTGAAGTTGCTGGTGGCGAAAACGTCTCTACAATGTAGAAATGTGGAATAAAAAGCTCCCCATTTTCAGATAACAAATGCTTTTGTAGGATGACTGCtcggatatttttaaaaatatttttcttacggAAGAAATGGAGATCGATGGAGAAGAGAGGATTTTAAAGCAGATATGGATCGTTATATTAACGAGCGATGGGCACCTCTATTTAGTATACTGGTTGTAAGCTCTTGCTTATATTCGTATCGTCTATACTAGTCTTCTCATCAGTCTGGTTGAGAATCAATGACGTACGATAACCGAGCGTTACTACTATACTCGCGGTGTAACCCGGGATTTCCCGGTTCACTGAGCACACTGGGAAATCGATTGGGTATTAAGTTGTTGAGTccacataatttttattaccaacAATACCGGCATCAAACTATAATCTTATTGTTGTTTATTTgctcattcatttttttatagaaaaagtttatgaaaatatactCATACacattgatttaattttaaaaaattcaaaacttgaATATATTTCGTtgagataaaattaataaattaaaaaatttaattcttattaGTATAAAAATCGATAGTACAACCCCTAGTATGTACGATCGACACAGTTTCTCCTATCcgctaaacaaaaaaaatatgagggtGAATGGATGCTGATTCTGAAATATCGCATGCGCATACTCACGCacgtacattttattttttatttcttactatatatataaatttatatatatttattcatcattctTTTTCCTATCTctgtctttatttaattttcataagcgCATGTCTCTGTTACTCCTCGACGGCAGTCGGCTACACGATGGCGTCCGATGTCCTGGTGTACGACGTTGCAATCAATGAAGCTACGAGTCACCAAGCAGTACCGTAACCGTGCTAAGGGTGGTTTACCCCTCATTAAACCACGCACCAATCAATgggttgtagaaaaaaatttatcgtaattTTAGCTCTTCAAATTTCGACTGCAAACATACAAGTCATTTATTAATCGATTCTAAAAtaaagtcaagaaaaaaaaaattcctaaaagtATTAgacaatttatcaaaaattttaagaatttattttggtTGGTTTTTTCAAACTTACTTCCTTatcttaaaactttttttattatggaaTACATGTGTGATTTTCCGGGTagttttcatttaaatcataTCAAGAAGAACCTGTGCTGCGTTCTATTGGTCATTTTCCAGGAATTTTACACCAATATTcagtagaaaaataattattgattcattttttgatagaTTTGAATTTGTAACCCAACGTAAGATTATTTGCCGGCAGATGTTATTAGTCATCTCACAGTAaatattacatttatatttattcccGATTGACCGATAGTCCAGAATTCCAACAAGATAACAGTATCacctataaataaaaagttgccGACAACAACTATCAGTATGCATGGCGACTTCGCGTGACTTGTATCGTTTTTTCACGTTCCATAGTGTCGagataaaattcatttaaaatgtggatttataattttttgttcttttccATTATTTGTTACTCAGTTGGATTAGATTTTCATGCTAATTCAGGACCTTGGGTTGTTCCAACAAAAGGCGAACCTTGGCCTCTAGTTTATAATCATATTCATCGTGATGGGTTTCTACTTCTACGACCGTCGGTTTTTGAAATTGAAGtaagtctaaaaaatttataattatttgtatgcaaatctgtttattttttattgctattGACAATAAATCGTTCTTACAGACTAACATTGATTGCGATATAATAAGCAATGCAATTGAAAGATAtcacaatattattttaagggAGGCTCGAGTAGGTCGCAAAGCTATGGAAGGTCAACCGAAAATATTCGATCGTCATGACAGTGATTTCAATGGAATGTTGATGAAGCTCCGAATCAATGTATTGGGAAATTGCGAAAAAATGCCGTACTTACACATGAATGAAAAATGTACATTTATGTACAAATTAACTTTtctaacaaaattttacttttactgataaaaaaaattaataatattttttcaagtcttTATTTTATCGACTTAATTTATCAGCATCTTCTATGActcatgattttaaaattaatagtatattgtacaactagtgcGGTAAGTTGTCGATTGCCCACGAGAGCGAAGTTGAGCGCACGAACGAAGTGAGTGCGCTCATTCGCTCGAGTGGGTAATCGACAACACCGCACGAATTgaacacagttttttttatcattaatgcaatataagtactatcttagtgctcgctgttttattctccaagtagctttttgctgattcaactgttgccgcgacatttttgtgggttaaacgataatctgcatgcgacaagaagtaaatttgagtgcgacaagtttacttgtcgcactcaaatttacttgtcgcacgcagataatcgtttaacgcacacaaatgtcgtggaaacagttgaatgggcaaacagctatttggcgaacaaaagagcgtgcgccaagatagcacttatattgcatgaatgataaaaatatttttttcttcaaataataGATCAATCTAATCTTATTCTGATATAAACGTATGCGTACATTGATTGTGCCAGAGTTAAAGATCTATTTGAAagattcaatattttaaagtccaaaaagttaacaaattcaaattcaaatttttattattgaatataataGAAATCTTGATCTCttctattataaaaatttactataaaagaATAAGATTAGATTTGAACTGTTGtctaaattaattgattaccgttttatgaaatttgaatGATAATCTGatgaattttgtaaataaattttttagataaattggAAATAAGAAATTCTGTTGCTAATCTTCATTCTCATTCAATATGGGGAGCTCTTCGTGGTCTTGAAACTTTTTCTCAGATTTTGATACCTTCTGGTGACGGAGCGAAtgtaagttaaaattttagcgacatcattaattataaattcataaacgggtaaaaaatatttacagttGGCGGTAAAAAATCAAACAATATTTGATGAACCGAAATTACCACATCGAGGTCTTTTATTAGATACATCCCGTCATTTTTTTCCAGTAGAAGATATTCTTCTGACATTAGACGCAATGtcatataataaattgaacgtttttcacTGGCACATAATTGATGACAACAGTTTTCCTTATCAAAGCTCCGCATACCCAGAACTTTCTCAAAAAGGAGCCTGGCATCCGAGTATGGTTTACACtccgaaaaatattgaaacagTTATTGAGCATGCGAGATTACGGGGGATTCGAGTTATACCTGAATTTGATTCACCAGGACATGTTGCGTCATGGGGACTTTCTCATCCTGAGCTTCTAACAAAATGttatggtaatttatttatttcagagtCAAGTATAAACAGAACTCAGACTTTGAAGTTCAATAATTGAGCTAGAAAATAGTAATCcgatctaatttttttgtcatagaATTTTAGTATTCGTTGGCTAttatgcataaaaaattttcggataaattGATAACGAATTTCtaacaaatgaaaaaagttataaaaagtaaattgtatttttagaTTCCACGGGAAAACCTGATGGACGTTTGGGTCCCATTGACCcaacgaatttaaatatctgGCAATTCTTAAGGACATTGTTAACAGAAGTTATGTCGGTTTTTAAGGATCATTACATACATTTAGGAGGAGATGAAGTACCGTTTGATTGTTGGGAAAGTAATCCAGAAGTTATTTCTTACATGGAAGAACATGGAATGTCAAAGGACTTTACTCGTCTCGAGAGTGCTTATATCGCCGAATTGCTAAAGATTCCTGCAAGTCGTAATGTTAGCTCTATTGTCTGGCAAGAAGTgagttgttatttaaatgttttaataaagtttaaaCGATTGTTTtacgtataaataaaaaatacttaaaaattttaggtatTCGACAACGGAGTAGAATTGACTCAGGATACAGTAGTTCATGTGTGGACAGGAAATTGGTCTGAAAAATTATCTAGAGCTACCCAAGCAGGTTTTCCAGTTTTACTTTCAGCATGTTGGTATTTAGACCATGTTGCTGGCGGTGCTGACTGGATTAAGTTTTATGGCTGCGATCCACTTGATTTTTATGGATCTGAAAATGTCAGGGATTTAATGTTAGGAGGAGAAGCTTGCATGTGGTCAGAGTTTGTTGATcggtataaatattttctataatctgatacactgtcaaaaatttttgtgtcaaAATCACCCCGAGAACTTTACACAGTGTAGTGTAAAATAACGGTGTAAAAAATCctcattcactccggatttaattcgCGTTTACTccccaaattttttatgatccagAAATTACCagacacttaaaaattttcaaattttttttcaatcgattaattataaaaaaaaacaaaaatctaaaaaaatgcacatgtagaaaatttaataaactataggtgcaattttttcaaaaatttatttttattgtcatttatcattataaaaaaaaaaccaaaaattataagacgtcggctaacttcagtatcataattttttacagtgtaagcaTTAAAATGATCGTAAAAATCAATAGTTTTTCAAGAAGTTTTCACTCTtgacggtgtaaaaatttttaatcaacatCGCCTAAATTTACTACTatatttggtgtaatttttacaccaagtccaaagattttttacagtgtacataaattaaaacacAAAAATGATACCATCTAGTaacggtaaatatttattttttagaaataatatGCACCAGAGAGTTTGGCCCCGGGCCAGTGCTGCAGCTGAGCGACTTTGGAGTAAAAGTattgatagtactttgcatgTAGCTCAACGATTAGAGGAACATGCTTGTCGTATGAATAGACGTTCAATCCCAGCTCAACCTGCAAACGGGCCAAGTTTCTGCATTGTTTAATGAAACCTATTACtaataatacttaaaaaattatacaattcATTTTATAGGAAATACTGTACTATTGATACAAatgtttatgaaaaattaattttatattttatgaactcacgtaaaagaaatttaacttttcctacttgtaaataataaaaagataattattgaCAGATAAATAACTGGAAAATCAaatgaaatgatttaaactttaaatatttactttgcCGCGCTTTTTGCCTAACAGTAGAAAACAGGATTCATGTctgtaaatcaaaattatttttttccaggtTCTGAGGAAatgaaataagaaaaaaattacatactttcaaaagtttgaataaataaatttgtaaatttttttaataactttaccttcaagttaataattaattattttctaatgaataatttttagcctggAATGAAACGATGCTTGACGACAATGACTcattaaaatgtatttaaaaataaatctatggTAGCCTTACTTTTACtttcaataatatatttattttgtaaaattcgtGGGTAGCAAGCAGTCGCTTAACCTCAAATTCGGTCTTCAATTTCGATATATAGTTGAAgtgatataaaattcaattttctaaatcaataaataaatatataaacttactaaatatttatacaccacattaatatattaaattttaataaattttgtaataaataattgttttgtttCGAGCTGCTGTGTGTTTAGTTCAACAATTATTGAATGTCATTTATTTCTGcatgtttgaaattttataaattatcggTATGTATTCAGTGAATTTGtgttataatatttatgaaattcattaaaaataattatttttgaaaacaaaatctCCATTGGATGTCGTATATTTATGTAACTATAACCTATAGATTTAgtggtttaattaatttatcaacatAAGAAActaatgagtaaaaaaaattaattttcagaaaatccacgtaaaatttatttatttacaaaatttttatctggaATTTATCTGATGTTTCCACGTGGTGGTGATACAGAAAAACAAGAGATCGAGGTCAGTCGTTCTACATcggttaaaaaatataagaacaTATGATGCAAATGCAAATGACAggacatattttttctatcaataaaatacaccagctaaattaaatttttgaatttaaaactttgaatatttatcaGTTTACCAGATAATCGAAAGCTGGTTGTTTACGCCTATCGTTCACGTCatatttgtaatatttaattactctcTACTGTCAATggtaaatatgaataaaattattttaaatattcaataataaaaatagaaatataatttttattggttagtttttttatgatactgaagttagctgacgtttaatgattttctgatttttttaaaaaatgataaattattagaaaaaaaatattcaaaaaaattccactcagagttttttcgattatctacatgtgcatatttttagttttttttttttttgtaattcatcgggtgaaaagaaattcaaaaattttttattgtctggTAACTTTTGGTTCATTTTTATGATAGCAAAGTTAGCGGACTtctgacaattaaaaaaattttgaaataataaattagaatgtttataaaccaaaaataaaaaaatgcatatttagaaaattcaaaattacgtacatattttttttttaattttataattttaataatttaatttttttcatcattttttatgaatgtgaatgtagcagacaatttaaaatttttgaatgaataaaaaaaatttacgtaaaacaaaaattcaaaaatacatatttagataattgaaaaatcagtacacgcattatgagtgtgaatgtagcagacatcggacaaatttaaaattattcatgaatagagtaaataaataataaaattaaatttttacaaaacgcgcatttagaaattttgaaattaataagtgcattttttaaaaatattatttttttaattatttgctctatttatttatagttctAAAttcgtctgatgtctgctacattcacactcatacgcgcatttttttaaatttaattatttataatttataaattgtcacatatctgctacatttaaattcatagtttttttatgatactcaagttagctgacgtttaatgatttttttaaaaacaataaattataaaaaaaaaatatttaaaagaattgcacctatagttatttagattttctacatgtgcatatttttagttttccttTTTCTCCAAATTgaatcgttgaaaaaaaaatccgaaaatttctaattgtcagttaacttcaggatcattttttttacgattacTATCAtactaaaaatgtattttaatattttctaggTAACGTACGAGTAAAGTAAAACCAACAAAATGActagaggtaaaaaaaaaattaaacaagaaaaaacaACTAGACATTCAGATGATGATAAATCAATTATGTGTTTTATGTGTTCTGTCGAAGAGAAATGGTCAGAGCACAAGGAAAGCAAACAACATCTATCGAAAATAAGATTTTTCGTTCAATCATTCATTGATGTTTCAAGTTCAAATGTCAGATGTAAACTCTGTAAAAGTTTAGTTCCTAAACCCGCGTTTCAAAAGCATGCGAGCGAGAAACATCAATTGATTCCCTGGTACCGACCAAAGGATGAGTTTACGACATATTGGAAAAATGGTATCACGAATGTTGGTGAAGAATATCGCTGTCATTTTTGTGATAAGACTCACAGTTGTTGGTACGTGTCaattgcacatgtaggaaataaaagccatcaaaaagtttttgaagATCACGTAAGACTGAATGACTCCAATACTATAGCGTTGACCGAAAAAATTTGTCAGCAGTTTGTTACTAATGGTATTGTTTTGTTAACTGGTACGCAGCTGCTATGTTGGACATGTGATTGTCATATTGTTGGGCATGAAAATGCTGATAAACATATTGCTGGTGAAACCCACCTGAGTAATTTAGCCGAAAAGTGTAAAAAAGTATCtggaaaatgtaatttaatctCTACGACGGAGGAACCTAAAAAGGATAAAATCCTCAAgtgctttgaaaattttattatgaaacgTCACGTTGATTATTATTGCAActtatgtaataataattgctCATCGTTCTCCTCAGTAATTAGTCATATTGAAAATCCAGAGCATCAGAATCTTTTGTTGAGTAAAAGACAACGAAGTATTGGTGATATTCCATTTAAGGCAACTACTTGTAAACTGCttgtcaaaaataatatttttcaattaaatactCAGCAATTAGAATGTTACTCATGTAAGTCCATTATTTCGTCGTACTGTTTTATCAACGATCATCTTAACAGtcgaaatcataaaaataacttgGGATTTATTTCTGCACAAGAAAACATATCAGTTCCTGCTATAGATAATACTGATGGTACTTCAAGTGAAGGGAATGATAtcatggaaaataatttacccCAACCGCCTGAATTAGCAGAAGATTTTCCTGAAtactttgataattttattgaaaaacgtCAAGATAATTATTACTGTCACTTGTGTAACATTAAATTGCATACGTCCTCTGCAGTAATGACACATTTAGATAATCAAGAGCATAAAAATTTAGCGAGACACAGAGGAATTAGTAAAGTAGTAGACGGAAGTCCTCGTAAATcgaattattgtaaattgtttgttaaaaatggaatttttaaaagtgatACAGAAATACTTAAATGttatatttgtaaatgttTACTAGGATCGTACGAAGATGCGGTAAAACATACTAGTGACTCGTTACATAAAACTCAACAGCGACTTCCATTTGATTTTCAATTACCAGCCGCACGAGAGAGTAATGAGACTCAAAAATATCCAGATTATCTTTGCGTAAAATATCGAGAAGATGATGAAAAAGTATTAACATGTTTTATATGTTCTGTTGAAGACTCGTGGAAAAATCACAAGGAAGACAAAGACCATTTGTCTAAGCTCCGATTTTTCTTCTCAACTTATGTGGACTGTCCAGGAGATCACGTTATTTGCAAACTgtgcaataataatattcccAAAGGTTCAGTGATAGAACACGCTGGGAAAAAACATCACGTGATACCCTGGTACAGACCGAAGGACGAGTTCGTTAcgtatttcaataattttatccgaCCAATcgacaataaatattactgctatttgtgtaataaaattatgaaagacTGGTATCTTGCCTTGGAGCACGTAAACGGTTCACGGCATTCTGGCAGcgttaaaatgttttttgatgATAAAGACATTGATAAAAAAGCTTTGTCAAGAAAACTTAACAAAACATTTGTTGCTAACAGTATTTTTCCATTCACCTTCACACATCTACGGTGCTGGagctgtaattttattattgaatacaaaaatgTGGAAGAACATATTGCTAGCGACGAGCATATGAAAAGGATCAAAATTATTGATGTTCTTGAATCGACATCTGAGGAGTTGGATAAAGTATCTATTTGTGATGATCCAGAGACTGGTGATGTAGATTCCAGTGCATGGGAAATTGGAGTTAATAATCTTGAAGATGGATCAATCTTTAGTGGTCTTGAAAAAAGTATTGACTGTAATGTCTCTCCCTCAAGCTACACACCAATCAATAttgaaactataaatattaatgacagCTATAATGAGGATCATAACGACTCTATTTCTATTCAATCAACGGAATCGTATTCTGCAAtggacaataaatttttaaagttctttGAAAATCACATTGGACGCAGTACTGATAGTTTCTATTGCTATTTATGTTACGTACATTTGTCTTCTGAGTATTTGGCATTGGTGCATATCGATGAAACCCAacatcaattattaaaaacaataacgtttggttttgataaaattgatgTCATAAAATCTTATCCTCCGGAAGCTTATGAAcgatttattgataattttatatttccaaaaaacaatattaataatacattAGAATGTAGTTTATGTCAAGTATCGATGCCGTATACTAAAGGAGAGATTCATATTAATAGTAACCAACATGCCAAAGAAAGTTTAATgagaattgataatttattccgtggaaaaaatatttctgctGGCACAGAAATCGTACCTGAGACTACAGGTGCAAAGTTCGATGGAACTGCGGTAAAAGAACACAGTGATGATGTTATTGATTCTCTGGGAGAATCAGAGgaccatttttttaaatattttgaaaattatatttcaaaacgtgaaaattattattactgttatttGTGTAATAAAACTTTATCATCCTCGTCTTTGGTGATGGCACATATAGACCATCCAATTCATCGGAATCTTTTAGAAATTATAGCGAAAACTAAACAAATAACCGATCTAATCCCGCAAGTGTCAGACTTATGCGAACTTTTTGTTACAAATGACATTTTCCGATTTAATAACGAcgatttaaaatgtttttcatgTAAATGTCGTCTTGACACTTGCGAGAATGCTGTCGTTCATATTGAAAGTCAGCAtgagattaaaaataacaattccgGTTCTATCAAATCATCAGTTAAACAAAAACCTGATTTACCTCAAGCTAAAGTAACAGTTGATAATCAGTCGGTGATTACTGCCAGCCAATTATCGGAAGCTGGTTCAGTCAGAAAAACTCCTACTAAAAGAAAAGCTCAAGTTATTTtagataataacaattatgTTAAAGCAGAAACTAAAGCGAATGGGCATAATCAAGAGATACCACTGTCTGAATTAGAAGACATGACTATCAAgtgctttaaaaattttatttttgtacgtAAGAATTTATACTATTGCAATTtatgtgaaatatttattttcaattacgAAAGAATAAATTTGCATATAAATGAACCAGTTCATCAAGATCGAGTTAAGCAAaagagaaaaatgaaaaaaactgtTGGGGAAACTCTTTATCTGCCAAATTTTTACGAACAGCTGGTGAGAAGCAACGTCTTTGAAAATAACTTCTCTTCGCTGTATTGTTTCACGTGCAAATGTAATATTTCCTCTTACAAAAGTGCTGAAGAACACATTCACGGAAGAAATCATGAAATAAATAACGCAGAAATGTTTAGTAAAGAAGAAAAATCCCCATCGGTGAGCATTGATGAATTAGTACTGCCGCAATTACCCGAATCAAGGCATTGCTTTGTAGAATACtgggaaaatttaattgaaaaacgcCGCAGTGATTATTACTGTCACTTgtgtcaaataaatttgtctTCATCGTTTGAAGTAACGATCCACATAAATCgtcaagatcatggtgatctcGTAAAACTGAGgaaaggaaaaatttataccacAGTGCAGAACACGTTGTATTTATATGAACTATCTGTCAGAAATGCcgtttttcaagaaaaatctTCTACCCTAAGATGCTTCAAGTGCAAAGTGCCtgttcacttaaaaaatgctGAAACACATATCCTTGGTCCGAaacataaaacaaattttaaacttttatcatCATCAGAACCAGAGACGTCTCCATCTCCATCAAAAACTTctgctaataataataaatctgtAGTTACTAATAACCAGTCATCTATAAGTAactcatttaataaatcaaaaagtTCAAATAGCAGCCAAGTTTCTTCAGCTGATGAAGAAAATACTTCAATAGAACTATCGAAGCCACTCACTGACTCAGAAAATCAATATCTCAAatgctttgaaaattttattttcatacgcGACAGTGACTactattgtaatttatgtaaaaaatatcttttgaCATCATCTTCAATGCTGTCGCATATAAATCACACAGatcacaataatttattgataaaaaaaagacaacatCAAGATATTGTTGACCACCAAGTTTTGTATCTGCCAACTTTTGTCGAGCTGCTCGTCAGACATAACATTTTTCAGTTGCACTACTCGACATTAAAATGTTTGTCATGTCAATGCACTATTTCAGGATACGTATGTGCGGAAGAACACATCAATGGTCTTCAGCACAAAAATCGCCATGTACTCTATTCCAGTAAAGAGAACGTATCTGCTGACTTTTCACTCAAGACAAAAGATGAATTTACTTTGTACTTGATCAACTTTATTGAGAAACGTCACGAAgatttttactgtaatttatgTCACGTTGATTTGCCATCATCATCTTCAGTAAAGAcgcatattaaaaaaaatgatcatcgAAATCTTGTGAAAAATAGAGACTTGactttgaaattcaaaaatcaaaatactTTATATTTCACAGAGTTATGCATAAGGAACAGCCTTTTTCAAGTCAATTCCATCGAgttaaaatgttttaaatgtaacaaattttttgaactgaATAAAATTAACGCCGAGGAACACGTGCAGAGTCTAGATCACAAGACAAAGTGTCAACTTGTCGTTGGTAAATCATCAGGAAAACAAGAAAATTCTTCAACTTTATCTGGTTTTATTCCAAACAATAAATTACCGGTAATTACTAATGAGCAAGTGTCTGAAAGTGTTTCGAAATTGagtggatttaaattttcaaaactcgcGCCCGAATCAGATGATTtgatatgtaaatattttaataattatatatttgtatgcgGCGATggttattattgtaatttatgtg
The Microplitis mediator isolate UGA2020A chromosome 6, iyMicMedi2.1, whole genome shotgun sequence genome window above contains:
- the LOC130669891 gene encoding uncharacterized protein LOC130669891, translating into MTRGKKKIKQEKTTRHSDDDKSIMCFMCSVEEKWSEHKESKQHLSKIRFFVQSFIDVSSSNVRCKLCKSLVPKPAFQKHASEKHQLIPWYRPKDEFTTYWKNGITNVGEEYRCHFCDKTHSCWYVSIAHVGNKSHQKVFEDHVRLNDSNTIALTEKICQQFVTNGIVLLTGTQLLCWTCDCHIVGHENADKHIAGETHLSNLAEKCKKVSGKCNLISTTEEPKKDKILKCFENFIMKRHVDYYCNLCNNNCSSFSSVISHIENPEHQNLLLSKRQRSIGDIPFKATTCKLLVKNNIFQLNTQQLECYSCKSIISSYCFINDHLNSRNHKNNLGFISAQENISVPAIDNTDGTSSEGNDIMENNLPQPPELAEDFPEYFDNFIEKRQDNYYCHLCNIKLHTSSAVMTHLDNQEHKNLARHRGISKVVDGSPRKSNYCKLFVKNGIFKSDTEILKCYICKCLLGSYEDAVKHTSDSLHKTQQRLPFDFQLPAARESNETQKYPDYLCVKYREDDEKVLTCFICSVEDSWKNHKEDKDHLSKLRFFFSTYVDCPGDHVICKLCNNNIPKGSVIEHAGKKHHVIPWYRPKDEFVTYFNNFIRPIDNKYYCYLCNKIMKDWYLALEHVNGSRHSGSVKMFFDDKDIDKKALSRKLNKTFVANSIFPFTFTHLRCWSCNFIIEYKNVEEHIASDEHMKRIKIIDVLESTSEELDKVSICDDPETGDVDSSAWEIGVNNLEDGSIFSGLEKSIDCNVSPSSYTPINIETININDSYNEDHNDSISIQSTESYSAMDNKFLKFFENHIGRSTDSFYCYLCYVHLSSEYLALVHIDETQHQLLKTITFGFDKIDVIKSYPPEAYERFIDNFIFPKNNINNTLECSLCQVSMPYTKGEIHINSNQHAKESLMRIDNLFRGKNISAGTEIVPETTGAKFDGTAVKEHSDDVIDSLGESEDHFFKYFENYISKRENYYYCYLCNKTLSSSSLVMAHIDHPIHRNLLEIIAKTKQITDLIPQVSDLCELFVTNDIFRFNNDDLKCFSCKCRLDTCENAVVHIESQHEIKNNNSGSIKSSVKQKPDLPQAKVTVDNQSVITASQLSEAGSVRKTPTKRKAQVILDNNNYVKAETKANGHNQEIPLSELEDMTIKCFKNFIFVRKNLYYCNLCEIFIFNYERINLHINEPVHQDRVKQKRKMKKTVGETLYLPNFYEQLVRSNVFENNFSSLYCFTCKCNISSYKSAEEHIHGRNHEINNAEMFSKEEKSPSVSIDELVLPQLPESRHCFVEYWENLIEKRRSDYYCHLCQINLSSSFEVTIHINRQDHGDLVKLRKGKIYTTVQNTLYLYELSVRNAVFQEKSSTLRCFKCKVPVHLKNAETHILGPKHKTNFKLLSSSEPETSPSPSKTSANNNKSVVTNNQSSISNSFNKSKSSNSSQVSSADEENTSIELSKPLTDSENQYLKCFENFIFIRDSDYYCNLCKKYLLTSSSMLSHINHTDHNNLLIKKRQHQDIVDHQVLYLPTFVELLVRHNIFQLHYSTLKCLSCQCTISGYVCAEEHINGLQHKNRHVLYSSKENVSADFSLKTKDEFTLYLINFIEKRHEDFYCNLCHVDLPSSSSVKTHIKKNDHRNLVKNRDLTLKFKNQNTLYFTELCIRNSLFQVNSIELKCFKCNKFFELNKINAEEHVQSLDHKTKCQLVVGKSSGKQENSSTLSGFIPNNKLPVITNEQVSESVSKLSGFKFSKLAPESDDLICKYFNNYIFVCGDGYYCNLCELKLSSLHVITHIENPFHQSLVKLKRQGKNIINMPTCMSNDVEELVKNNIFQIDSTSLSCFTCDCSINSVFNAREHINSEKHKANIKCEIIKILKAISYDILSNAKAVSNNSEDIAKPRNKLSESESDFYQYFVNFIIKDRRDYFCYACLKSMNSLSSVNTHMEKEVHKNKVIEKKKSMNIIINIPRLPNVYEKLVRNNIIAYSLEKLKCHTCHFVLPSFLDADLHIDCKVHKHKHGVITVKSSGNQDIYLAEPQVFDDQSASSSNQSAATESIPSNQILNISDTKPQSPLTITPAQLSAAELKESKVTSQYVLSREIYKYNDTKRSLVICNVCCEKLDSRVLLHVHLSGHFWRLFTNENVQDLMSLLNLNSEIKIFFSNDENSEQVVSSLITTEKKNALLRYHSKSAGNQSSNKVGAGSRQLWMSKTDKKAKKVDDSQEDKKRGYKNDLSHIDIYRSETSKRFDIYEVDEELHYSNQLSLSRIFIINKDEIYCMVCRKRVPFSQRIVYEHFRSIEHSYFLVQMVQDHMKFEGLPDEFSDLHLAREMMEDKSDRHVVCYVCDPVKPAVIPNTNDALEIHINQFRHRDNKIKLSNNLQKFISDFNARLEYSWFNVQKYWCVICSEQFKFEKKFYSHLNSKNHHKKCAKLVEFEKLLCDFCPTCGLLFYGFKNTFDYHSDCESHKYYADRSFYFITRLPTAVEELLINAEEVMSSKMETLEWEFELMKQEEESLIKDLEKTIKDYVDAKIHVFGSRKTGLGTMTSDLDIFLDCDDLYQKGTDDNDTSIFLREVEHSLKRNEDIWTINRTVLDCRVPIIKITHKLTGIDCDISFKNGLTVENSKMIKTYVDKYPLCKKLILFIKDWINLCNLNGESGICNYAVAWMVIYYLQTKFILPNVAELIKLEGKSQRIGGWETGASKDFTLPDISNIYNFKDLLRGFFIMCAGFDYRNNIFCPLLGRPIKKIDFVMSEKLEDLPDEMEPYKNYVNKNKKAESLRLDSVVAVQDPFDLSNNLTKAVKKSTMYRFKTYSSLSAKKLMIN